A region of Solanum dulcamara chromosome 7, daSolDulc1.2, whole genome shotgun sequence DNA encodes the following proteins:
- the LOC129894887 gene encoding ammonium transporter 2 member 3-like, translating to MDPKYSHLPPGLQPDESSPQWLSKGDNTWELIASTMVGLQSVPGLVILYGSMVKKKWAVNSAFMGLYAFAAVLICWVLWAHRMAFGTHLMPIIGKPEQAITQNYLLKQYSHYNIPTADYVFYQFAFAAITVILLGGSLLGRMNFYAWMIFVPLWVTFSYTFGAYSIWGSGFLEPIIDFSGGYVIHLSSGVAGFTAAYWVGPRHSHDRQHFPPNNIIHMLGGAGFLWMGWTGFNGGSPLASNLITSLAILNTHLCTATSLLVWLSMDMIFYNRSSVIGAVQGMITGLVCITPGAGIVEPWAAILMGFLSGSIPWFTMMVLHKKSSFFQKVDDTLGVFHTHAVAGLLGGILSGIFAKPNLLRMFYGSDKYGPGFLYSIIDGDIKRGLRQMVYQLLGAAFITIWNVVATSLICIFISRIVELRLHEDDLEIGDDAVHGEEAYALWGDGERDPPRFNRTPKIPSFCRRHGTSH from the exons atggaCCCAAAATATTCACACCTCCCACCAGGTCTCCAACCAGATGAATCATCACCACAATGGTTAAGCAAAGGTGATAACACATGGGAGTTAATAGCCTCCACCATGGTGGGCCTCCAAAGTGTACCTGGGCTTGTAATTCTATATGGATCCATGGTAAAAAAGAAATGGGCTGTTAATTCAGCTTTCATGGGCCTTTATGCATTTGCAGCAGTTTTAATTTGTTGGGTTTTATGGGCCCATAGAATGGCATTTGGTACACATTTAATGCCTATAATTGGCAAACCAGAACAAGCCATAAcccaaaattatttattaaaacaaTATTCACATTATAATATTCCAACAGCAGATTATGTATTTTATCAATTTGCATTTGCTGCAATTACTGTGATATTATTAGGTGGTTCATTACTTGGTAGGATGAATTTTTATGCATGGATGATATTTGTACCACTTTGGGTCACATTTTCTTATACATTTGGGGCTTATAGTATATGGGGCTCTGGATTTCTTGAGCCCATTATTGATTTCTCTGGTGGTTATGTGATCCATCTATCATCTGGAGTGGCTGGATTTACTGCTGCTTATTGG GTTGGACCAAGGCATTCTCATGATAGACAACATTTCCCACCAAACAACATAATTCACATGCTTGGAGGTGCTGGTTTTCTTTGGATGGGATGGACTGGATTTAATGGTGGATCTCCATTAGCCTCTAATTTAATTACATCATTAGCCATTCTAAATACACATCTTTGCACAGCCACAAGCTTGTTGGTGTGGCTTTCTATGGACATGATTTTCTACAACAGAAGTTCTGTTATTGGAGCTGTACAAGGAATGATCACTGGTCTTGTTTGCATCACCCCTGGTGCAG GTATAGTAGAACCATGGGCAGCAATACTCATGGGATTCTTATCAGGCTCAATACCATGGTTCACAATGATGGTTCTCCACAAGAAATCATCATTTTTCCAAAAAGTTGATGACACATTAGGTGTTTTCCACACACATGCTGTAGCAGGCTTACTAGGAGGAATCCTTTCTGGTATCTTTGCTAAACCTAATCTTTTAAGGATGTTTTATGGTTCAGACAAGTATGGTCCTGGCTTTTTATACAGCATAATTGATGGAGACATCAAAAGAGGGCTTAGACAAATGGTTTACCAGCTTCTTGGTGCTGCGTTTATTACAATATGGAATGTTGTGGCTACTAGTTTGATATGTATTTTTATAAGTAGAATTGTTGAGTTGAGATTACATGAAGATGATCTTGAGATTGGTGATGATGCTGTTCATGGAGAAGAAGCTTATGCTTTGTGGGGTGATGGAGAGAGGGATCCACCTAGATTTAATAGGACCCCTAAAATCCCTTCTTTTTGTCGCCGCCATGGAACCAGTCATTAA
- the LOC129894412 gene encoding probable protein phosphatase 2C 60 isoform X2, with protein MLSRLINFLKACWRPSSDHSVHAGSDAAGRQDGLFWYKDSGQHLIGEFSMAVVQANNLLEDQSQIESGSLSLLDSGPYGTFAGIYDGHGGPETSRYINDHLFQHLKNVIRKAFQATEDGFFSLVAKQWTLKPQMAAVGSCCLVVVICNGILYVANLGDSRAVLGRHVRATGEVLAIQLSAEHNACFESVRQELHSMHPDDPQIVVLKHNVWRVKGLIQISRSIGDIYLKKPEYNREPLYAKFRLREPFKRPILSSDPSITVQELEPHDQFLILASDGLWEHLSNQEAVDIVQNSPRSGSARRLVKTALQEAAKKREMRYSDLKKIDRGVRRHFHDDISVIVVFLDSDLVSRASSLRGPSLSLRGGGMNFPAKSLAPCATPIELGST; from the exons ATGTTATCAAGGCTGATAAATTTCCTGAAGGCCTGTTGGCGGCCATCCTCGGATCATTCTGTACATGCTGGTTCGGATGCAGCTGGACGGCAAGATGGACTTTTTTGGTATAAGGATAGTGGTCAACACTTGATTGGTGAGTTCTCCATGGCAGTTGTACAGGCAAATAATTTGCTGGAGGATCAAAGCCAGATCGAGTCGGGTTCTTTGAGCTTGCTTGATTCGGGCCCCTATGGAACGTTTGCTGGGATATACGATGGTCATGGTGGACCGGAGACATCACGATATATCAATGATCACCTCTTTCAGCACCTCAAGA ATGTAATACGGAAAGCATTTCAAGCTACAGAAGACGGATTCTTTTCTCTGGTTGCAAAGCAATGGACATTGAAACCACAGATGGCTGCTGTGGGATCTTGCTGTCTGGTAGTAGTGATCTGCAATGGTATCCTGTATGTTGCTAACCTTGGTGATTCCCGAGCTGTTTTGGGAAGGCATGTGAGGGCTACAGGGGAGGTTCTTGCCATCCAGCTTTCAGCTGAGCATAACGCCTGTTTCGAATCTGTCAGACAGGAGTTGCATTCAATGCATCCAGATGACCCGCAGATAGTGGTTTTGAAGCATAACGTATGGCGTGTAAAGGGTCTGATTCAG ATTTCGAGATCTATTGGTGATATATACCTTAAAAAGCCTGAATACAACAGGGAGCCATTGTATGCGAAGTTTCGGTTGCGCGAACCTTTTAAAAGGCCCATTTTGAGCTCTGATCCATCAATTACTGTTCAAGAACTTGAACCACATGATCAATTTCTCATATTAGCTTCTGATGGTCTTTGGGAACATCTTAGCAATCAAGAAGCAGTTGATATAGTACAAAATAGCCCCCGAAGC GGAAGCGCTCGGAGGCTTGTAAAAACTGCGTTACAAGAAGCAGCAAAGAAAAGGGAGATGAGGTATTCAGATCTGAAGAAGATCGATCGTGGTGTTAGGAGGCATTTTCACGACGATATCTCAGTCATAGTTGTGTTTCTAGATTCAGATCTTGTAAGTAGGGCGAGCTCGTTGAGGGGGCCCTCTTTATCTCTGAGAGGTGGTGGTATGAACTTTCCAGCAAAAAGTTTGGCTCCCTGTGCTACTCCTATAGAACTCGGTTCCACTTAA
- the LOC129896528 gene encoding NEP1-interacting protein-like 1, giving the protein MDFYTYPRSALTSSSSIMSSFCMRDLIERAKDFFRFAVSTIIGNVFSAIFTFFFALVGTLLGAMTGALIGQETESGFIRGAAVGAISGAVFSLEVFESSLLLWQSDESGIGCVLYLIDVIASLLSGRLVREQIGPAMLSAVQSQMGAVETAYEEVPNIFDTGGAKGLPGHFVEKIAKVVISNDNNVDDTGERVSCSVCLQDFQLAETVRCLPQCRHMFHLPCIDTWLLRHGSCPLCRRDL; this is encoded by the exons atggatttttataCATACCCAAGAAGTGCTTTAACTTCTTCATCATCAATTATGTCTTCATTTTGTATGAGGGATTTGATTGAAAGAGCCAAAGATTTCTTCAGATTTGCTGTTTCTACTATTATTGGAAATGTTTTCTCTGCAATTTTCACATTTTTCTTTGCATTAG TGGGCACCTTATTAGGAGCAATGACAGGAGCTTTGATAGGTCAAGAGACGGAAAGTGGATTTATTAGAGGTGCTGCGGTTGGAGCCATTTCTGGTGCTGTTTTCTCTCTTGAGGTCTTTGAGTCATCTCTGTTACTATGGCAATCGGATGAATCCGGAATTGGATGTGTTCTCTACTTG ATTGATGTAATAGCTAGCTTGTTAAGTGGTAGACTAGTTCGTGAGCAGATTGGTCCAGCGATGCTTAGTGCAGTGCAAAGTCAG ATGGGAGCTGTTGAAACTGCTTATGAAGAGGTGCCTAACATTTTCGATACAGGTGGGGCAAAAGGTTTGCCTGGACATTTTGTGGAGAAGATTGCCAAGGTTGTAATTAGCAATGACAACAATGTGGATGATACAGGGGAGAGAGTCTCGTGTTCAGTCTGCTTACAG GACTTTCAACTGGCGGAAACTGTTAGATGTTTGCCACAATGTCGTCACATGTTTCACCTACCGTGCATAGATACATGGTTGCTAAGACATGGCTCGTGTCCATTGTGCAGACGGGATCTATAG
- the LOC129894412 gene encoding probable protein phosphatase 2C 60 isoform X1 produces the protein MLSRLINFLKACWRPSSDHSVHAGSDAAGRQDGLFWYKDSGQHLIGEFSMAVVQANNLLEDQSQIESGSLSLLDSGPYGTFAGIYDGHGGPETSRYINDHLFQHLKRFAAEQNSMSVDVIRKAFQATEDGFFSLVAKQWTLKPQMAAVGSCCLVVVICNGILYVANLGDSRAVLGRHVRATGEVLAIQLSAEHNACFESVRQELHSMHPDDPQIVVLKHNVWRVKGLIQISRSIGDIYLKKPEYNREPLYAKFRLREPFKRPILSSDPSITVQELEPHDQFLILASDGLWEHLSNQEAVDIVQNSPRSGSARRLVKTALQEAAKKREMRYSDLKKIDRGVRRHFHDDISVIVVFLDSDLVSRASSLRGPSLSLRGGGMNFPAKSLAPCATPIELGST, from the exons ATGTTATCAAGGCTGATAAATTTCCTGAAGGCCTGTTGGCGGCCATCCTCGGATCATTCTGTACATGCTGGTTCGGATGCAGCTGGACGGCAAGATGGACTTTTTTGGTATAAGGATAGTGGTCAACACTTGATTGGTGAGTTCTCCATGGCAGTTGTACAGGCAAATAATTTGCTGGAGGATCAAAGCCAGATCGAGTCGGGTTCTTTGAGCTTGCTTGATTCGGGCCCCTATGGAACGTTTGCTGGGATATACGATGGTCATGGTGGACCGGAGACATCACGATATATCAATGATCACCTCTTTCAGCACCTCAAGA GGTTTGCAGCTGAACAAAATTCTATGTCTGTAGATGTAATACGGAAAGCATTTCAAGCTACAGAAGACGGATTCTTTTCTCTGGTTGCAAAGCAATGGACATTGAAACCACAGATGGCTGCTGTGGGATCTTGCTGTCTGGTAGTAGTGATCTGCAATGGTATCCTGTATGTTGCTAACCTTGGTGATTCCCGAGCTGTTTTGGGAAGGCATGTGAGGGCTACAGGGGAGGTTCTTGCCATCCAGCTTTCAGCTGAGCATAACGCCTGTTTCGAATCTGTCAGACAGGAGTTGCATTCAATGCATCCAGATGACCCGCAGATAGTGGTTTTGAAGCATAACGTATGGCGTGTAAAGGGTCTGATTCAG ATTTCGAGATCTATTGGTGATATATACCTTAAAAAGCCTGAATACAACAGGGAGCCATTGTATGCGAAGTTTCGGTTGCGCGAACCTTTTAAAAGGCCCATTTTGAGCTCTGATCCATCAATTACTGTTCAAGAACTTGAACCACATGATCAATTTCTCATATTAGCTTCTGATGGTCTTTGGGAACATCTTAGCAATCAAGAAGCAGTTGATATAGTACAAAATAGCCCCCGAAGC GGAAGCGCTCGGAGGCTTGTAAAAACTGCGTTACAAGAAGCAGCAAAGAAAAGGGAGATGAGGTATTCAGATCTGAAGAAGATCGATCGTGGTGTTAGGAGGCATTTTCACGACGATATCTCAGTCATAGTTGTGTTTCTAGATTCAGATCTTGTAAGTAGGGCGAGCTCGTTGAGGGGGCCCTCTTTATCTCTGAGAGGTGGTGGTATGAACTTTCCAGCAAAAAGTTTGGCTCCCTGTGCTACTCCTATAGAACTCGGTTCCACTTAA
- the LOC129895135 gene encoding probable prolyl 4-hydroxylase 10 yields the protein MAVKGRHFRGLSRKSSNSTLVFAVFIGFSFLVLILLAFGIFSIPFTSRGSRKVHDLSSIAHNVAGRGDGDGGRGDQWAEVISWEPRAVVYHNFLSKEECEYLINLGKPHMKKSTVVDSATGKSTDSKVRTSSGTFLARGQDKVVRTIEKRIADFTFIPVEHGEGLQILHYEVGQKYEPHYDYFADEFNTQNGGQRIATVLMYLSDVEEGGETVFPAAKGNFSAVPWWNELSECGKDGLSVKPKMGDALLFWSMKPDATLDPSSLHGGCAVIKGNKWSSTKWLRVHEYGI from the exons ATGGCAGTCAAAGGGAGGCATTTCCGAGGTTTATCTCGGAAATCGTCGAATTCGACGCTGGTTTTTGCCGTGTTTATTGGGTTTTCTTTTCTCGTGCTGATTCTTCTCGCTTTTGGAATTTTTTCGATTCCTTTTACTTCTAGAGGATCTCGAAAAGTACATGATCTTAGCTCAATTGCTCACAATGTAGCTGGAAG AGGAGATGGTGATGGTGGAAGAGGAGATCAGTGGGCTGAAGTGATTTCATGGGAACCGAGAGCTGTCGTCTACCATAATTTCTTG TCAAAGGAAGAATGTGAATATCTGATTAATCTTGGCAAGCCTCATATGAAAAAGTCAACTGTTGTTGATAGTGCTACTGGCAAGAGTACAGACAGCAA GGTTCGAACAAGTTCCGGAACATTTCTTGCCAGGGGACAAGATAAAGTTGTCAGGACTATCGAGAAAAGGATTGCAGATTTCACCTTTATACCAGTAG AGCATGGTGAAGgtcttcaaattctccactaTGAAGTGGGGCAAAAGTATGAGCCACACTATGATTACTTTGCGGATGAGTTTAATACTCAAAATGGTGGTCAACGCATTGCTACGGTTTTGATGTACTT ATCAGATGTTGAAGAAGGAGGAGAAACTGTATTTCCTGCTGCCAAGGGAAATTTTAGTGCAGTTCCTTGGTGGAATGAGCTATCTGAATGTGGAAAAGATGGACTCTCTGTAAAACCAAAGATGGGTGATGCGTTGCTTTTCTGGAGCATGAAACCTGATGCTACTCTTGATCCTTCAAGCTTGCATG GTGGGTGCGCCGTGATTAAGGGTAACAAGTGGTCATCTACGAAATGGTTGCGTGTTCATGAATACGGCATTTAA